DNA sequence from the Gammaproteobacteria bacterium genome:
GTGAAATAGTTTGAGTCATATACGCTCCCTTTACATAAGCCGCATTAGATCACAAAATTAACGGAATTGGTATAAAATAAAGTCGAAGCCACGGAAAGAGCGACTAAGCCATTGCCAGACTCATATTTAGAATGAAGCCCCAGTCGAAAGACTGGGGCTTTTTTCGTTTTAAGCCTATAAAGAATGCTAGCGGGCGTGCGTCGCTAGCGGAGTACAATTGATAAGATTAATCGTCGACGACGTAGTCGTTGCGAGAGTTAGCTCGCAGCCACGAACGGATCGGTTTAGCGCTAAAACAAAGTCGAAGCCACGGAAAGAGCGACTTAGCCACCGCTCTAACACATCCTGTGTTCGTGGCATTCGTGCATCTTGGTAATTGCTCCTGCATTACCCTAATTACGCCCATCCTTGGGCTAATGCAATGCTCTACTACCGACATCCATGTCGGCATGTCGACGACGAAGTCGCCTCGAAGCAACCATAGCGAATCGGCACCATCTAGATAGCTTGACTTTCCTTGGCCCGCGGGACCAAGGGGCTCAAGTTATCGCCCATTCCGAGCTCAGTAGTGAAACGATTTAGCGCCGAGACAGCGCCTGTCGCTCACGAAGTCAGTGCAATAGAGTTATGGTGTGTGTTGTTGGTACAGCGGAAGTGTGGGGTCTCCCCAGCTTAGTTGATGCCACGGACTTTAAAGCGTGCCGTCGCTGACGAAGTCAGTGCAACAGGATTAATGGGTTGATGGCTAGCGTGATCAGCCATTGCCAATCACTTATTTAGAATAACGCCCCAGCAGAAATGCTGGGGCTTTTTTCGTTTGTGCGCTATAAAAATTAGCAAGTCGATGGGCCACCGTCGCAAGCGTAGTACAAAAGGTAAGATTAATCGTCGACGACGTAGTCGTTGCGAGATCTAGCTCGCAGCAACGAACGGATCGGTTTAGTGTTGGATACTGCTCGTAACCACAGCCAGAATGACTAAGCCATTGCCAATCATCTATTTCGGATTAAGGTTTAAATATTAGACATTGCAAAGTGTGTATTGGCCGTTGGCGCTTTTAAAGATGCTAGGCAGCTATGTAATTTGAGAAGAGGCATTCGAATACGAAATGGTTAACAGAGGGGTATGTGTAATGTTTTGTTTATTATTAAATACATGCCATTACGATAACGTAACGGCATGTTGCGAGTATAAACGGTTAAGCACTAGCAAATTGACTCTGGCGATCGAAAGATCTCAAATCGAGCATTGCATAGGCACCTACGACAGCAAAACACAGCGCCGGTACAATATATGAAATCGCAGTACCGTAATTGTCAATAATTGCTCCCTGCAGCATTGGCATTAATGCGCCACCTAAGATTGCCATTACTAAGCCAGCAGCACCAAATTTAGTGTCTTCACCTAAGCCATGTAATGAAATGGCGTAAATAGTAGGAAACATTAATGATAAACATGCAGAAACAGCAACTAATGCCCAGACACCCGAAACATCAGGTACCAGTGCAGCATAAGTACATAACAGTATTGCGGTTGTGCTCATTGCAGCAAGTAATTTAGATGCCCGCATAAAGCCCATCAACCAAGTCATGGCAAAGCGCGAAATCAAGAAGGTAATCATGCTGTATTGTAATACTTGACCACCTGCGACTTCATCAGTCGACATCGCTTCCATTACGTATTGAATGGTAAAAGTCCAAACACAGGTTTGCGCCGCAACATTGAAAAATTGTGCGATAACCCCAAAACGGTAATGCTTGTTACTGGCTAAACGTTTGATGGTCGCTCTAAAATTGACTTTACGATCAGGCGTAGACGATGTGGTTTCAACCGGCGTTTTGGTCCATGCTATCGCGAACCAAATCAACACCAATACACAGGCCATTCCAACATAAGGGGTCATTACAGCATCAAGTTCAGCGGTTTGTATCGCACTTAATTGCTCTTGCGTCATTGCCAAACGCTCTTGCGCTGATGCCGCATTAAGGTTGGGTAAGATTAACGTTGCTGCCAAAAATACCCCGATGTTAGTGCCAACGGGATTAAATGCTTGCGCTAAATTTAGGCGTCTTGCAGCGTTGTTATTTGGGCCCATTGCCATGACATAAGGATTGGCCGATGTTTCTAAAATTGATAAGCCGGCGGCCAGCACGAACAATGCGCCGAGGAAATAACCGAAAGTCATTGATTGACTCGCAGGGTAAAACAAAAACGCACCAGCGGCGGCAAAGCCTAGACCAGTTAACACACCCGTTTTATAAGAAAAGCGTTTATTAATAAACGCTGCTGGTAAAGCTAAGCAAAAATAGGCGCCGTAGTAACAAAATTGAACCAGCGACGATTGTAAATTAGTCATGGTAAATATTTTACTAAAGACCTTTACCAGTGGGTCAGTCATATTAGCTGCCGTGCCCCAAGCAGCGAAACAAAGGGTGAGCAAAACAAAAGGTAACAGCATTCCCTTTGAGATTAGTGGTGTGTTTTTCATCATTTCTCTCTAATTATCATTGTTATATTCGCGGATAATTTAAACAACCCGTCGACCGCTGTCAATAAATCAATTAAATTTATTTATTGATTTCATTACCCAAGATCATTTTTTGTTGTGAGTTATGTGATATTTTGTTGCCAATGTTACTTGTCGGTGAAAATCAACAAGTTGTCTCTCCCCAATAATTGCTAGGTAAAAATGAACATTGATAATAACTTTACAGTGAAAAGTCCAGCCCAAGCATCCTTAGCCAAAATGAAAGAGGGCCGAAGTCAATCAGGCTTGCGTGCGTATAACGAACGCAAAATTATGTCGGTAATTAGAGCGGTCGGCGAAGCGCCTAAATCAGAAATATCGAAAATTACAGGGTTATCTGCCCAAGCTGCCACGGTGATTATCAAGAGCCTCGAAGCTGAACAACTGGTGATTAGAAAAGAGCCACAACGAGGGCGAGTTGGTCAACCGCTAGTGCCGTTTGCGTTGAATCCCGATGGCGCCTTTGGCATAGGTTTAACAATAGGGCGTCGTAGTTTTGAAATGACCCTAATAGATTTCTTAGGCAATGTGAGAGCAAGTTTGCATGAAAATTTTGCCTATCCTAAAGTTGATGATCTCGTTGTTTTTATCGAAAAAGGGATTTCAGCGCTGACGCTTAGTTTACCGAATGAACTAAGCGCCAAGATCAAAGGCATTGGCATTGCGACACCGAATGAAATCTGGCATTGGGCCGAAGAATCTGGCGCGCCTTCAGCGGTGCTAGGTCAGTGGAAAGAATTTGATTTTATCGAGGAAATCGGCCAAATAAGTGATTTGCCCGTTTACGTTTGCAACGATGATACTGCGGCATGCTCCGCAGAACTTAGTTTTGGTAATCCGACCGGAGTTAGTGATTTTCTGTATATATTTATCGGAACATTCATTGGTGGAGGTCTGGTGATTAATGGCCAATTACTGGCTGGGAAAAAGGGCAACGCGGGTGCAATTGGCTCGCTACCTTTGCCTTCAATTGCTACAGACGGCACGCTTAAATCGCAGCAATTGATCATGAAATCATCGATTCACATATTAGAAAAAATGCTGGCTGACGCTGGTCATAATACTGACGTCATTAGTGGCGATTATCAGTCTTGGGGCGATTTAGGTGAAGTGCTAGCGTTATGGATAGATAATGTCGCCCAAGGTTTGGCTTACGCCACCATATGCTCTTGCGCTATTTTCGACTTCGAGGCGGTGATTATTGATGGCGCGATCCCCGAGTCAGTACGTCAAAAGATCGTAGAGCGCACTAAGCAAATGGTCAACGAGTCCGATTTACGAGGCCTTTCACCTATCAACATCATTAGCGGTGTTATCGGTGGTAAAGCGCAATCGATAGGCAGTGCCAATTTACCCCTGCTGGCTAATTATTATTAGCTTAAGCTGGCGTACAAGTCATAACGAACTAACTAGCGCTATCCGCTGTTTTGAATCGCCGATAGCGCGCTGCCCGTAAATATTGATCATCAAAACGCCGATCAAACGGCAATATCCAGTGCTCAATATC
Encoded proteins:
- a CDS encoding ROK family transcriptional regulator — translated: MNIDNNFTVKSPAQASLAKMKEGRSQSGLRAYNERKIMSVIRAVGEAPKSEISKITGLSAQAATVIIKSLEAEQLVIRKEPQRGRVGQPLVPFALNPDGAFGIGLTIGRRSFEMTLIDFLGNVRASLHENFAYPKVDDLVVFIEKGISALTLSLPNELSAKIKGIGIATPNEIWHWAEESGAPSAVLGQWKEFDFIEEIGQISDLPVYVCNDDTAACSAELSFGNPTGVSDFLYIFIGTFIGGGLVINGQLLAGKKGNAGAIGSLPLPSIATDGTLKSQQLIMKSSIHILEKMLADAGHNTDVISGDYQSWGDLGEVLALWIDNVAQGLAYATICSCAIFDFEAVIIDGAIPESVRQKIVERTKQMVNESDLRGLSPINIISGVIGGKAQSIGSANLPLLANYY
- the fucP gene encoding L-fucose:H+ symporter permease; the encoded protein is MMKNTPLISKGMLLPFVLLTLCFAAWGTAANMTDPLVKVFSKIFTMTNLQSSLVQFCYYGAYFCLALPAAFINKRFSYKTGVLTGLGFAAAGAFLFYPASQSMTFGYFLGALFVLAAGLSILETSANPYVMAMGPNNNAARRLNLAQAFNPVGTNIGVFLAATLILPNLNAASAQERLAMTQEQLSAIQTAELDAVMTPYVGMACVLVLIWFAIAWTKTPVETTSSTPDRKVNFRATIKRLASNKHYRFGVIAQFFNVAAQTCVWTFTIQYVMEAMSTDEVAGGQVLQYSMITFLISRFAMTWLMGFMRASKLLAAMSTTAILLCTYAALVPDVSGVWALVAVSACLSLMFPTIYAISLHGLGEDTKFGAAGLVMAILGGALMPMLQGAIIDNYGTAISYIVPALCFAVVGAYAMLDLRSFDRQSQFASA